From one Acidobacteriota bacterium genomic stretch:
- a CDS encoding transcriptional repressor, which translates to MTKQSIRPRPCTDPDCRGRHSPRERVALAVSICEGRGVQMTAMRRRILELLWASGRPTGAYELIEAVTRTDSRPVGPPTVYRALEFLTGQGLVSRIESLNAYVPCVHPERDHDCLFFICSRCRSSVELEDPRIGGLLAEDAAALGFVATRRTVEVEGMCAQCAKVGAA; encoded by the coding sequence ATGACCAAACAGTCGATCCGACCCCGGCCCTGCACCGATCCGGATTGCCGTGGGCGGCACTCGCCACGCGAACGGGTCGCGCTCGCGGTATCGATTTGCGAGGGGCGCGGCGTACAGATGACGGCAATGCGGAGGCGCATCCTGGAACTGCTTTGGGCGAGCGGTCGGCCGACGGGCGCCTACGAGTTGATCGAAGCGGTCACGCGCACAGATTCGCGGCCGGTCGGACCGCCGACGGTGTACCGGGCGCTTGAGTTCCTGACGGGGCAGGGCCTCGTTTCCAGGATCGAAAGCCTGAACGCCTACGTCCCGTGCGTCCATCCCGAGCGCGACCACGACTGCCTGTTCTTCATCTGCAGCCGCTGCCGGTCGTCGGTCGAGCTCGAGGATCCGCGGATCGGAGGACTGCTTGCCGAGGATGCCGCCGCCCTCGGGTTTGTCGCGACACGTCGCACGGTCGAGGTCGAGGGCATGTGTGCACAGTGCGCGA